The following proteins are co-located in the Vigna angularis cultivar LongXiaoDou No.4 chromosome 2, ASM1680809v1, whole genome shotgun sequence genome:
- the LOC108323044 gene encoding phenolic glucoside malonyltransferase 1, with product MAFHNLKIHEQCTVAPPSAPQTSLPLVFFDLFWLRFHPVERIFFYSLPVTHSNPSIFFTQVVPKLKTSLSGNVLWPNASSNPVVQYTPGDAVSVVLAESEADFDHALDNAPKEASESRFLVPHLESSDSHASVMALQITLLWV from the coding sequence ATGGCTTTCCACAACCTCAAAATCCATGAACAGTGCACTGTTGCGCCTCCCTCTGCACCCCAAACATCCCTCCCTCTCGTATTCTTCGACCTGTTCTGGCTCAGGTTTCATCCTGTAGAACGCATCTTCTTCTATTCCCTCCCCGTAACCCATTCAAACCCATCCATTTTCTTCACCCAAGTTGTTCCAAAGCTCAAAACTTCACTCTCCGGCAACGTCCTGTGGCCCAATGCTTCTTCCAACCCCGTCGTTCAGTACACCCCAGGCGACGCTGTTTCAGTGGTGCTTGCAGAATCCGAAGCCGATTTCGACCACGCGTTGGACAACGCACCCAAAGAAGCATCAGAGTCACGTTTCTTGGTGCCCCACTTGGAATCCTCTGATTCTCATGCCTCTGTTATGGCTCTCCAAATCACTCTGTTATGGGTTTAG
- the LOC108323065 gene encoding phenolic glucoside malonyltransferase 1, translated as MASHNLKIHEQCTVAPPSAPQTSLPLVFFDLFWLRFHPVERIFFYSLPVTHSNPSIFFAQVVPKLKNSLSHTLQHFSPLAGNVLWPHGSSNPVVQYNPGDAVSVVLAESEADFDHALDNAPKDASDSRCLVPHLESSDSHASVMALQITLFPNRGFAIGITTHHAVLDGKSSTLFIKAWASLCKTNDDYSESSPSSTPSLTPELEPFFDRTVIKSPSELGFDLAIDLVEMLTKLFPSENSDGRCLKLLPFPPRLEDHVRGTFVLTGADLERIKNRVLSKWDTVDIVEAESNLNSTVSSKPTKLSTFVLTCAYTFVCIAKAWHRVEKEKNKFASGFTMDCRARLEPPIPENYFGNCVWGSMVDAKPSAFLEEEGLVIIAKSTHSKIKEMLDKGVFHGIGNAAPRYAALAKEGVELFGIAGSNRFGVYEFDFGWGKPSKVEIVSVDRAITIGLAENRDEKVGVEIGIVLKRPVMELFATLFRGGLSDE; from the coding sequence ATGGCTTCCCACAACCTCAAAATCCATGAACAGTGCACTGTTGCGCCTCCCTCTGCACCCCAAACATCCCTCCCTCTCGTATTTTTCGACCTGTTCTGGCTCAGGTTTCATCCTGTAGAACGCATCTTCTTCTATTCCCTCCCTGTAACCCATTCAAACCCATCCATTTTCTTCGCCCAAGTTGTTCCGAAGCTCAAAAATTCACTCTCTCACACCCTCCAACACTTTTCCCCTCTCGCCGGCAACGTCCTGTGGCCCCATGGTTCTTCAAACCCCGTCGTTCAGTACAACCCAGGCGACGCTGTTTCAGTGGTGCTTGCAGAATCCGAAGCCGACTTCGACCACGCGTTGGACAACGCACCTAAAGACGCATCAGATTCACGTTGTTTGGTGCCCCACTTGGAATCTTCGGATTCTCATGCCTCTGTTATGGCTCTCCAAATCACTCTGTTCCCTAATAGAGGGTTCGCCATAGGAATCACCACCCACCACGCCGTCCTTGACGGAAAATCTTCAACTCTTTTCATCAAAGCCTGGGCTTCTCTGTGCAAAACCAATGATGATTACTCTGAGtcatcaccatcatcaacaCCATCCTTGACTCCAGAATTGGAGCCTTTCTTTGACAGGACAGTCATCAAAAGCCCAAGTGAGTTAGGGTTCGACTTAGCAATCGATTTGGTTGAGATGTTAACCAAATTGTTCCCAAGTGAAAACAGCGACGGAAGATGCTTGAAGCTTCTACCTTTCCCTCCAAGATTGGAAGATCATGTTCGAGGGACATTCGTGCTCACGGGAGCTGATTTGGAGAGAATAAAGAATAGGGTGCTGTCCAAGTGGGACACTGTAGACATAGTTGAAGCAGAATCAAACTTAAACTCAACGGTttcttcaaaaccaaccaaactGTCAACTTTTGTTCTAACTTGCGCTTATACTTTTGTTTGCATTGCCAAGGCCTGGCACAGAgttgaaaaggagaaaaataagtTTGCTAGTGGGTTTACTATGGATTGCAGGGCCAGGTTGGAGCCTCCAATTCCTGAAAACTACTTTGGGAACTGTGTGTGGGGGAGTATGGTGGATGCGAAGCCATCGGCATTTCTAGAGGAAGAAGGGTTGGTTATTATTGCGAAAAGTACTcatagtaaaataaaagagatgcTGGATAAGGGTGTTTTTCATGGGATAGGTAATGCGGCTCCTAGATATGCAGCTTTGGCAAAGGAGGGAGTTGAACTCTTTGGAATTGCAGGGTCTAACCGTTTTGGGGTTTATGAGTTTGATTTTGGTTGGGGAAAGCCTTCAAAGGTGGAGATAGTATCGGTGGATAGAGCCATAACAATTGGATTGGCAGAAAACAGAGATGAGAAAGTCGGTGTTGAAATTGGGATTGTTCTGAAGAGACCAGTGATGGAACTATTTGCCACTTTGTTTCGTGGAGGATTGTCAGATGAGTGA
- the LOC128195599 gene encoding phenolic glucoside malonyltransferase 1-like → MASHNLKIHEQCTVAPPSAPQTSLPLVFFDLLWLRFHPIERIFFYSLPVTHSNPSIFFAQVVPKLKTSLSHTLQHFSPLAGNVLWPNGSSNPVVQYTPGDAVSVVLAESEADFDHALDNAPKDASESRFLVPHLESSDSHASVMALQITLFPNRGFAIGISTHHAVLDGKSSTIFIKAWASLCKTNDDYSESSPSLAPELEPFFDRTVIKSPSELGFNVSLDIAELATKNIPGENSDSRCLKLLPFPPRLEDEVRGTFVLTGADLERLKNRVLSKWDSVDIVEAESNSNSNSTICSKQTKVSTFVVTCAYAFVCIAKAWNGVEKEKNKFACVFTVDCRARLEPPIPENYFGNCVWGKMVVDKPSAFIEKEGFVIIAKSIHSKIKEISDKGVFHEADQVASRYAAMAEQGVQMLGTAGSNRFGVYENDFGWGKPSKVEIASVDRAITIGLAENRDEKVGVEVGIVLKRPVMELFATLFRGGLSDE, encoded by the coding sequence ATGGCTTCCCACAACCTCAAAATCCATGAACAGTGCACTGTTGCTCCTCCCTCTGCACCCCAAACATCCCTCCCTCTCGTATTCTTCGACCTGTTATGGCTCAGGTTTCATCCTATAGAACGCATCTTCTTCTATTCCCTTCCTGTAACCCATTCAAACCCATCCATCTTCTTCGCCCAAGTTGTTCCAAAGCTCAAAACTTCACTCTCTCACACCCTCCAACACTTTTCCCCTCTCGCCGGCAACGTCCTGTGGCCCAATGGCTCTTCCAACCCCGTCGTTCAGTACACCCCAGGCGACGCTGTTTCAGTGGTGCTTGCAGAATCCGAAGCCGACTTCGACCACGCGTTGGACAACGCACCTAAAGACGCATCAGAGTCACGTTTTTTGGTGCCTCACTTGGAATCCTCTGATTCTCATGCCTCTGTTATGGCTCTCCAAATCACTCTGTTCCCTAACAGAGGGTTCGCCATAGGAATCAGCACTCACCACGCCGTCCTCGACGGAAAATCTTCAACTATCTTCATCAAAGCTTGGGCTTCTCTGTGCAAAACCAATGATGATTACTCTGAGTCATCACCATCTTTGGCTCCAGAATTGGAGCCTTTCTTTGACAGAACAGTCATCAAAAGCCCGAGTGAGTTAGGGTTCAACGTATCACTCGATATTGCTGAGCTCGCAACCAAAAATATACCAGGTGAAAACAGCGACAGCAGATGCTTGAAGCTTCTACCTTTCCCTCCAAGATTGGAGGATGAGGTTCGAGGGACATTCGTGCTAACGGGAGCAGATTTGGAGAGATTAAAGAATAGGGTGCTGTCCAAGTGGGACAGTGTAGACATAGTTGAAGCAGAATCAAACTCAAACTCAAACTCAACGATTTGTTCAAAACAAACCAAAGTGTCGACTTTTGTTGTAACTTGcgcttatgcttttgtttgcaTTGCCAAAGCCTGGAACGGAgttgaaaaggagaaaaataagtTTGCTTGTGTGTTCACTGTGGATTGCAGGGCCAGGTTGGAGCCTCCAATTCCTGAAAACTACTTTGGGAACTGTGTATGGGGGAAGATGGTGGTTGATAAGCCATCGGCATTTATAGAGAAAGAAGGGTTTGTTATTATTGCGAAAAGTattcatagtaaaataaaagagatatcAGATAAGGGTGTTTTTCATGAAGCAGATCAAGTTGCTTCTCGATATGCAGCTATGGCAGAACAGGGAGTTCAGATGTTAGGAACTGCGGGGTCTAACCGTTTTGGGGTTTATGAGAATGATTTTGGTTGGGGAAAGCCTTCAAAGGTGGAGATAGCATCGGTGGATAGAGCCATAACAATTGGATTGGCAGAGAACAGAGATGAGAAAGTCGGTGTTGAAGTTGGGATTGTTCTGAAGAGACCAGTGATGGAACTATTTGCCACTTTGTTTCGTGGAGGATTGTCAGATGAGTGA